In the Endozoicomonas sp. SCSIO W0465 genome, CCCTATGCGGTTAACCTTGCCACTGAAAGTAAGTCGCTGACCCATTATACAAAAGGTACGCAGTCATCAGTGGACAGTTGACAGTAGACGGTGAACGGTTCAGGAAGTGCCTGTTTCTGGCTCCCTGTTCCATTCCGACGTTCTATCATCCAGCGACGGTGTTTCAGCCTTGCAGTCAACCGTGCTTTTGCACATTAACTGTCTACTGTCCACTGTCAACTGTCCACCGACTCCCACTGCTTGTACGTACACGGATTCAGGTTCTATTTCACTCCCCTCAACGGGGTTCTTTTCGCCTTTCCCTCACGGTACTGGTTCACTATCGGTCAGTCAGGAGTATTTAGCCTTGGAGGATGGTCCCCCCATGTTCAAACAGGATTTCACGTGTCCCGTCCTACTCGATTTCACAATGATTGGCCTTTCGTGTACGGGGCTATCACCCACTATGGCGACACTTTCCAGAGTCTTCCACTAAACCAAAAATTGCTTAAGGGCTGGTCCCCGTTCGCTCGCCGCTACTGGGGGAATCTCAATTGATTTCTTTTCCTCCGGGTACTTAGATGTTTCAGTTCCCCGGGTTCGCCTTCCAAAGCCTATGTATTCAGCTAAGGAATAACGGCTTATGCCGTTGGGTTTCCCCATTCGGAAATTCCTGGATCACAGCTTGTTTATCAGCTCCCCAAGACTTATCGCAGATTACCACGTCCTTCATCGCCTCTGACTGCCAAGGCATCCACCGTGTACGCTTAGTCACTTGACCATATAACCCGAAGCAATCTGTTTCAGGTTCGCTTCCCGCCACCCGCTACCCGCGGCCCGTAAAAGCAATGGTAAATAACTACCTTAACGATCAAATGAATTCATATCGCTATGAATTCATCGCCATACACATTAGCTATTACCTTTCGGTAATTAACTTGAGAGTGTCTCAGCAAGAATTTTCATTAAAAACCGAAGTTTCTAAATCAATTCAGCTTAATTTGGATTCCACATTTTAAAGAACAATGACATAACTGCGAATGCAGTTTTATTATCAAACAATTCGTGTGAACGCTTATGGACGGCGGTTGGTTAGTATCAATTAAGGAGGTGATCCAGCCCCAGGTTCCCCTAGGGCTACCTTGTTACGACTTCACCCCAGTCATGAATCACTCCGTGGTAATCGTCCTCCCGAGGGTTAGACTAACTACTTCTGGAGCAACCCACTCCCATGGTGTGACGGGCGGTGTGTACAAGGCCCGGGAACGTATTCACCGTGACATTCTGATTCACGATTACTAGCGATTCCGACTTCATGGAGTCGAGTTGCAGACTCCAATCCGGACTACGATGCACTTTCTCAGATTAGCTCCACCTCGCGGCTTGGCAACCGTCTGTATGCACCATTGTAGCACGTGTGTAGCCCTGGCCTTAAGGGCCATGATGACTTGACGTCGTCCCCACCTTCCTCCGGTTTGTCACCGGCAGTCTCCCCAGAGTGCCCACCATCACGTGCTGGTAACTGAGGACAAGGGTTGCGCTCGTTGCGGGACTTAACCCAACATCTCACGACACGAGCTGACGACAGCCATGCAGCACCTGTCTCTGCGTTCCCGAAGGCACCAATCTATCTCTAGAAAGTTCGCAGGATGTCAAGGCCAGGTAAGGTTCTTCGCGTTGCTTCGAATTAAACCACATGCTCCACCGCTTGTGCGGGCCCCCGTCAATTCATTTGAGTTTTAACCTTGCGGCCGTACTCCCCAGGCGGTCTACTTATCGCGTTAGCTGCGTTACCAGTCGTACAAGACAACCGACAACTAGTAGACATCGTTTACGGCGTGGACTACCAGGGTATCTAATCCTGTTTGCTCCCCACGCTTTCGTACCTCAGCGTCAGTATCAGGCCAGAGTGTCGCCTTCGCCACTGGTGTTCCTTCCTATATCTACGCATTTCACCGCTACACAGGAAATTCCACACTCCTCTCCCGTACTCTAGCCACCCAGTTTTGGATGCAGTTCCCAGGTTGAGCCCGGGGCTTTCACATCCAACTTAGGTAGCCGCCTACGCACGCTTTACGCCCAGTAATTCCGATTAACGCTCGCACCCTCCGTATTACCGGGCTGCTGGCACGGAGTTAGCCGGTGCTTCTTCTGTGGGTAACGTCACAGCTGCTGGGTATTAACCAGCAACCTTTCCTCCCCACTGAAAGTGCTTTACAACCCTAGGGCCTTCTTCACACACGCGGCATGGCTGCATCAGGCTTTCGCCCATTGTGCAATATTCCCCACTGCTGCCTCCCGTAGGAGTCTGGGCCGTGTCTCAGTCCCAGTGTGGCTGATCATCCTCTCAGACCAGCTACGGATCGTCGCCTTGGTAGGCCTTTACCCCACCAACCAGCTAATCCGACGCAGGCTCATCTGATAGCGAAAGGTCCGAAGATCCCCTCCTTTCCACCGCTCTTGAAGAGCTAGTGCGTATGCGGTATTAATCCGGATTTCTCCGGGCTATCCCCCACTACCAGGCAGATTCCTACGTGTTACGCACCCGTCCGCCGCTCGTCGGCAAAGAGCAAGCTCTTCCCGCTACCGCTCGACTTGCATGTGTTAGGCCTGCCGCCAGCGTTCAATCTGAGCCATGATCAAACTCTTCAGTTTAAATCGGTTTGTCATTTTATTCCGAAGAACAAAACAACGGCTCAATGTCACAATTAAACGTACATGAATTTACAGGTATGTTCGCTTGATCAATTAAGCATCTTAAAGTGTTCAAAGCCGAAGCTTTGTTACCGATGCCATCGCACAAGCGCCCACACGAATTGTCTGATATCTTGTTAAAGAACTGATTAAATCGTGGTGATTTAATCGCTGATTCAGCAGTCAGCGCCGATCAGCAAGGCCGCTTATCTTACCGTGACGGCTTTCGTTGTCAAGCATTCGTTTTCCGAAGAAGAAAGAAGCTTTCCAACTCGCTAACGTCGCTCTCAAGCCCTGTCAGCGGAGGCGCATCTTACCGCGCCGGTTTGATTTGTCAACCGATTGTTTTTCATTCAATCCAAACAACCTGTTTTCAAACCGCACTTCCGGGTCAGCGATGAAGGTTTATTCCGCTGATCCCTGACAATCTTTTGTGAGTGCCCTTAGAAGAGCCATGTATTATAAAGAGAAAACGGATGAAGGCAATACTCCATCATTTAATTTTCAGAACAATATACGACAAGTTACCAACAGGCTGACTGTTGCTTTATCGAGTATCCGTCAGTCGCTCAAGAAATGCCCGGTGGAATAGTCTGATTTCCTGATGAAATGCTCTTTTCTCTTCATTCGTCGCTGGCTGAACCGGTCTCAGCCCATTCAGCAGTACAGCAAATATCAAAGGTGCACTATTTTCCGGAAAGGCATAACCCACCATACTGTTTACCCCACTCATGTGGCCAGTTTTCAGCCAGCGACGCTCATCTTCTCGTGAGGCCAGCCAGGGCGCACTCTCCCTCCAGCTTCTCCAACCGGTCTGCAACACTTCAGTAAAGTTATCAGCACTGAGCATGTTATATCGGGACAACCCTGAACCATCCACCAATCTACCCCTGGTCAAGTCAACACCCTCTTCCTTTAACATGGCCAGAACTGCCTCAGTGCCTGAAGAATAAGAGCCCTTTTCACCCTTTACCGATGACCCTATGGTTTTCAGCAGACTATCAGCGTATAGATTGTCTGATTTATCCAGTACTCGCTGTAAAAGATCCGGAACAGGTACGGAATGATGACTGGCCACAAGCCATTTAAAATCACCTTGTGGTTTTTCAATCACAATCCTGCCTTCAAGTTTGATGTTATTCGCCTGCAAAAACGACTCAACAAACCTTGCTGCAGCCCGCTCCGGGTCACGCACTGAAAATGCCATGCGCATTGGTTTGGCATCAGAGGCAATACACCCTTCCAGACGGTACTCATGTTTTGATGATGGCCAAACTTCCTGAACACAACCGTTTGACTCATGGGGCGGGCTTTTTCTAATCGCTACTCGATTATCAATGGAGAGCTGCCATTGTGGCTCATCGTAAACCATCTTTGACAGCTGCCCCTCTTTTCCAGAAGGCACCAGCCAGCCAAAAAAACAGTTACGATCCAGTATCATCGCACTGACTGGCGCGGCAAAGCAGATATTATGGTCATCCCAGCTCGCACCACCGGCCCTTGGGTATCCATCATAGACAGAGCCATCAAGCCAGATAGTGCCCCGTATTACCTTCACCCCCTTATCATTAAGTTTTCCCAGCAATGCAGAAAGATCCGCCCTTGTCAGCGAAGGATCACCTGAAAACCTTAAAACCAGATCTCCGGCATATACCTTCCCTTCTGACAAAGGCTTGTTACTCAATAAGGAGGTTTGGTATCTGTACTCATCGCCCAGCACCCGATAAGCTGAGATGGCAGTGATGGCTTTGACCGTGCTTGCTGGTAGCAGGTTAAAGCTGCTATTCCGGTCAAACAGCACTTTCCCAGTTTCAGCTTCAATGACTTTAATGGAATGAATATGTCCGGGTGGTAATGTGGAGATCAGTCGGTCAAGGTCATCGTCAATGGACGCAACCCCCTGGTTAGCGCCAAAAGTAATAAGGATGCTGGGCAGACATTTTTTCCAGAAGTTCATAAAAAGCTCTGCAACCACTGACAACAATAAAATCACTATGCAATTTAAAGATTCACAGATCAACACACTGGCTCCAAGGCCGACAAACCTTTTTAATGAGAGTACTATTAATGAGAGTACTATAGGGTCTGCAAAAGAAAATCGTTGACCACTTTTTTTATAACAAAAGCTTCACTTAACTCCCATGGTGAAAGCATTTTGCGGGAAATGGCAAGACTTGTGAAAAAACTCAAACTAACAGCGAATCAGCTCATCGCCAAGCAACCAGTGAAGGATTTGGGTTTCAAGTCCACAGAAGAACTGGAAAGTTACGTCGGTATCCTGGGCCAGGAGCGAGCCACCAGTGCGATTCAGTTTGGTGTCGCCATGCACCGCTCGGGCTATAACATCTATGTCATGGGTGAGTCCGGCACCGGTCGGATGTCCTATCTCCGTAAGTACCTTGAGACAGAAGCCAAGAGGCAGAGTTCCTCTGATGACTGGGCCTACGTCAATAACTTTGACAATCCCCGTGAGCCAAAAGCCCTGAAATTGCCCGCAGGTCTGGGCAGCGACCTTCAAAAGGACTTCGAGAGTTTTATTGACAAGCTTCTGATGACCTTTCCAGCGGCCTTTGAAAACCCCACTTATCAGCAAAAGAAAACTGCCATTGAGCGTAGTTTTAATAAACGTTATGACCAGGCCATTGATCAAATTGAACAGGAAGCGCTAAAAAGAGATATCGCCTTATACCGGGACACCGGCGCATTAAGCTTCACGCCCATGTCGGGTGGCAAAGCGATGGATGAAACCGAGTTTGCTCAATTGCCGGATAAAAAGCGGGAAAAGTTCAATAACGATATCAGTGAACTGGAAACGCGACTGAATGAGTCACTGGTTGAACTGCCACAGTGGAAGCGGGAATCCAACGAAAAGCTGCAAGACCTGAATCAGGACACCATAGACCAGGCTCTGGCTCCGCTGCTGAAACCAATACTGAAAAAATACAGCAAAGAACAGAATCTTCTGGATTACCTGGAAGCCGTCAAACAGCATCTGCACCGAACGGTGATTGAATACCTGGCCGATGATCGGGTAATGGAGTCCAAAGAAGATGCCAGCAAACGGTCTGCACTGGAAGAACTCTATTCACCCAATCTTGTGGTTGGCCATAAGAATGATGCGGCGGCACCGGTGATCTATGAGTCTCATCCCAACTACAAGAACCTCTTTGGCCGAATAGAATACGCCAGTGAGATGGGAGCCCTGGTGACCAACTTCCGGCAAATCTGCCCCGGTTCTCTGCACCAGGCCAATGGTGGTTATCTATTGCTGGAAGCCAACAAGCTTCTGGAAGAGCCCTTCGTCTGGGAAGCGTTGAAACGTGCTCTGAAAGAGCGGCAGTTGAAAATTGAATCCCCTTATTCCGAGATGGGCCTGATGAATACCATCACCCTGACTCCGGAAATTATTCCACTGCATGTAAAAGTGATTCTGGTCGGATCCCGGGATATTTATTACATCCTGCAGCAACTTGACCCGGATTTCCACGAGATGTTCCGGGTACTGGTGGACTTTGATGACCAGCTGCCACGCTCCACTGAAACCGTCCGGGCGTTTGCCCAGCTGCTAAAAAATCGTGCGGCTGATGAAAACTATCCGCCACTGTCTGCATCCGCCGTTGCCCGGATGGTGGAGCAAAGCTCCCGGATGACCGAAAATCAGACTCAGCTATCAGCAAAAATCGGTGAACTCTTTGATTTGCTGGCCGAGGCTGACTTTATTCGACGAACCAGTAATGGCCGTAAAATCAACCACGAGCATATCGATCGGGCACTGGATGCCAAAGCTGAGCGTACTGGCCGGGTCAGCAAGCAGATTCTGGATGATATGCTGGAAGGCAGCATCCTGATTGATACTGATGGCGAACAGATTGGCAAGATCAATGGGTTAACGGTGCTCTCCGTGGGTGATGCCTGTTTTGGCTCTCCCGCCCGAATTACGGCCGCGGTTTATCCCGGTAGCCAGGGTATTGTTGACATAGAGCGCGAGGTAGCCTTGGGTCAGGCTATTCACTCGAAGGGAGTCATGATCCTGACCGGTTATCTTGGCAGCCGTTATGCACAAAAATTCCCCCTGGCGATCTCTGCCAGTCTGGCCATGGAGCAGTCTTACGGTTATATCGATGGCGACAGTGCGTCCATGGCAGAGCTATGCTGTCTGCTTTCAGCACTGACCAACACCCCGATCAAACAGTGTTTTGCGGTAACCGGCTCAATGAACCAGCACGGTGAAGTTCAGGCCATTGGTGGCGTAAACGAGAAAATAGAAGGCTTCTTTGATCTCTGTAATGCCAGAGGCCTGACCGGCGAGCAGGGAGTGATTATCCCTCAGGCGAACGTTCGTAACCTGATGCTGCACAGTAAGGTTGTGGATGCGGTGAAAGCCAAGAAGTTTAATGTTTATGCCGTTTCCCACGTTGAAGAAGCACTTGAGCTACTGACCGGCCACCGACCAGGTGTCATGAACAGTAAAGGCAATTACCCAAAAGGCTCCATCAACCAGAAAGTACTGGAACGCCTGAAAGAAATCGCCGAGCTGACCAAGGAAAACCCCAATTAAGTAAATGGGCTGCACTTATACAAAACAGCCAGACTCTTGTCTGGCTGTTTTGTTTTCCGGTTAATTCAGATCAAGGAAATAAGTAGCTAACCATATGAAATCATATATTTCTGGCTACTTAACACGGACCTGGATCGCATTACCGGGGAACTTTATTAAAGAGGTCAGAGTCATAGCATTAATTAAAATTTAGAGCCTGTCGGACTTAATTGACTGTTGCAATAAGTGGTGCGCTCCGGTTCTTTCTTTATGTTAATTTGAGGCCATTGAACCGTAGTTCAACTCAATGAAAAGCGACAAAAATGGCCAAATCCAACTTTAATCGCTCGACGGCGTTTATGAATAGCCAGATCAAGGCAAGCGCTGTTGCTGTCGGTTCAGCGTTAAATCCGACAGATTTTTGGATGAACAGGTGAACAACATGTCGAATCCCTTATTGCCTAATGTTGCTTCCTCATTAACCCCAAACTACCCACCCACTGAGACCCCAGCCGCTTCAGGTCATGCCTTGCCTGAAACTGAACATTACGGGGTACAGTCACTTCCGGATAAGGTCCCTTATTTGCACCGTCAAAAACAAAGCCTTCCCGGTGACCCAACCAGTATCACTGCCAGACAAGTCAGTCGGAGTCGAAGCGAGGCACCCGCTCCAATTGAATTATGGAAGGCGGTTAAGTCGCAAGATATTGTTAAAATCAATACATTAATTAAAACCCATAAAATTAATCCAAATACCGGTTTTGACTCACCAAGTACCGGTTGCTGGACTCCACTGTGCTACGCTGTCTATCATCATTATCGAGAGGTTGTTGCGGCACTCGTGGAAAACGGTGCCAATATCGATAAAATTTACCCCGTACCGCACAGTCCGCATCTGAATGTCAATTTTTCATTTTATGGTGGCAATAATTGGAATGCATTGGGCTTTTGTGCTGCCAGCCAAAATGTAAAAGCCTGCGAATTATTATTGGCGCATAAATCTGAATCGTTATTGGATGTAATGCTCTCTTCGCTTGATTCGGGAAGGTATTGC is a window encoding:
- the dacB gene encoding D-alanyl-D-alanine carboxypeptidase/D-alanyl-D-alanine-endopeptidase, whose product is MNFWKKCLPSILITFGANQGVASIDDDLDRLISTLPPGHIHSIKVIEAETGKVLFDRNSSFNLLPASTVKAITAISAYRVLGDEYRYQTSLLSNKPLSEGKVYAGDLVLRFSGDPSLTRADLSALLGKLNDKGVKVIRGTIWLDGSVYDGYPRAGGASWDDHNICFAAPVSAMILDRNCFFGWLVPSGKEGQLSKMVYDEPQWQLSIDNRVAIRKSPPHESNGCVQEVWPSSKHEYRLEGCIASDAKPMRMAFSVRDPERAAARFVESFLQANNIKLEGRIVIEKPQGDFKWLVASHHSVPVPDLLQRVLDKSDNLYADSLLKTIGSSVKGEKGSYSSGTEAVLAMLKEEGVDLTRGRLVDGSGLSRYNMLSADNFTEVLQTGWRSWRESAPWLASREDERRWLKTGHMSGVNSMVGYAFPENSAPLIFAVLLNGLRPVQPATNEEKRAFHQEIRLFHRAFLERLTDTR
- a CDS encoding ankyrin repeat domain-containing protein yields the protein MDEQVNNMSNPLLPNVASSLTPNYPPTETPAASGHALPETEHYGVQSLPDKVPYLHRQKQSLPGDPTSITARQVSRSRSEAPAPIELWKAVKSQDIVKINTLIKTHKINPNTGFDSPSTGCWTPLCYAVYHHYREVVAALVENGANIDKIYPVPHSPHLNVNFSFYGGNNWNALGFCAASQNVKACELLLAHKSESLLDVMLSSLDSGRYCQEVISTLLKAGADPNGGIAPESDDCTPLACAASRNRFAELELLLEYGADPNRGAPKPICKAVQWDGTGDNRLTRLLISKGATFEPFYDHKEPPQFVLSYNHNQWQRNQKILHELRSVQTELFPNTRAKFD
- a CDS encoding Lon protease family protein gives rise to the protein MARLVKKLKLTANQLIAKQPVKDLGFKSTEELESYVGILGQERATSAIQFGVAMHRSGYNIYVMGESGTGRMSYLRKYLETEAKRQSSSDDWAYVNNFDNPREPKALKLPAGLGSDLQKDFESFIDKLLMTFPAAFENPTYQQKKTAIERSFNKRYDQAIDQIEQEALKRDIALYRDTGALSFTPMSGGKAMDETEFAQLPDKKREKFNNDISELETRLNESLVELPQWKRESNEKLQDLNQDTIDQALAPLLKPILKKYSKEQNLLDYLEAVKQHLHRTVIEYLADDRVMESKEDASKRSALEELYSPNLVVGHKNDAAAPVIYESHPNYKNLFGRIEYASEMGALVTNFRQICPGSLHQANGGYLLLEANKLLEEPFVWEALKRALKERQLKIESPYSEMGLMNTITLTPEIIPLHVKVILVGSRDIYYILQQLDPDFHEMFRVLVDFDDQLPRSTETVRAFAQLLKNRAADENYPPLSASAVARMVEQSSRMTENQTQLSAKIGELFDLLAEADFIRRTSNGRKINHEHIDRALDAKAERTGRVSKQILDDMLEGSILIDTDGEQIGKINGLTVLSVGDACFGSPARITAAVYPGSQGIVDIEREVALGQAIHSKGVMILTGYLGSRYAQKFPLAISASLAMEQSYGYIDGDSASMAELCCLLSALTNTPIKQCFAVTGSMNQHGEVQAIGGVNEKIEGFFDLCNARGLTGEQGVIIPQANVRNLMLHSKVVDAVKAKKFNVYAVSHVEEALELLTGHRPGVMNSKGNYPKGSINQKVLERLKEIAELTKENPN